In one Kitasatospora cineracea genomic region, the following are encoded:
- a CDS encoding MerR family transcriptional regulator — protein sequence MGRAAAMTGTTAGFLRTLGDQGLITPLRSEGGHRRYSRYQLRIAMRARDLVDQGTAIEAACRIIILEDQLEEALRINEQLRRSQSGPDSAAGT from the coding sequence ATGGGCCGCGCCGCCGCGATGACCGGCACCACCGCCGGCTTCCTACGGACACTCGGCGACCAGGGCCTCATCACCCCCCTGCGCTCCGAAGGCGGCCACCGCCGCTACTCCCGCTACCAGCTGCGCATCGCCATGCGCGCCCGCGACCTCGTCGACCAGGGCACCGCCATCGAAGCGGCCTGCCGCATCATCATCCTCGAGGACCAACTCGAAGAAGCCCTGCGCATCAACGAGCAACTGCGCCGCAGCCAGAGCGGACCGGACTCGGCGGCCGGCACCTGA
- a CDS encoding site-specific integrase, whose translation MADTPAAAAPSLDALDAVADRACEPPTGASRAKQLRWVAGELRTALERGALPPAAAGTLAALLAPATLDAYLTAAEQGLLRRRPAARPDHASPASMHVRENCLRILATRAGIPLTLPDRDRPAVTLRETVAARPRSILLGHLENATRPGQDDARTRILAVVATVLDTGCRAGELCALRTDDVDLHRGTLRLTRLPQHRDPRTPPATETVPLSPTTRAALRNWLTARERLTLRDATEPPGPDNETTDALWVSIAPSGHPRPGLPLHFRGLARAYARAVHDLNTDMAGQPGWHPLPRRMEPLRRAVRPRSDDTADAAALRHADADADSDGDGDLPKRAGRQRS comes from the coding sequence ATGGCGGACACCCCGGCGGCAGCGGCGCCCTCCCTCGATGCCCTGGACGCCGTGGCCGACCGCGCCTGCGAACCGCCCACCGGCGCCTCCCGGGCGAAGCAACTGCGCTGGGTCGCCGGGGAGTTGCGCACCGCCCTGGAACGCGGCGCGCTCCCGCCGGCCGCCGCCGGAACCCTGGCCGCACTCCTCGCCCCCGCCACCCTCGACGCCTACCTCACCGCCGCCGAACAGGGCCTGCTGCGCCGCAGACCCGCCGCCCGACCCGACCACGCCTCACCCGCGTCCATGCACGTGCGGGAGAACTGCCTGCGCATCCTCGCCACCCGGGCGGGCATCCCCCTCACCCTCCCCGACCGCGACCGGCCCGCCGTCACGCTCCGGGAGACGGTCGCCGCCCGCCCCCGCAGCATCCTGCTGGGCCACCTGGAGAACGCGACCCGCCCCGGCCAGGACGACGCCCGCACCCGCATCCTCGCCGTCGTCGCCACCGTCCTGGACACCGGCTGCCGCGCCGGCGAACTCTGCGCCCTGCGCACCGACGACGTCGACCTGCACCGCGGCACCCTCCGCCTCACCCGCCTCCCCCAGCACCGCGACCCCCGCACCCCGCCCGCCACCGAGACCGTCCCCCTCTCCCCCACCACCCGCGCCGCCCTGCGCAATTGGCTCACCGCCCGCGAACGCCTCACCCTCCGCGACGCCACCGAGCCCCCCGGCCCCGACAACGAGACCACCGACGCCCTCTGGGTCAGCATCGCCCCCAGCGGCCACCCCCGCCCCGGCCTCCCCCTCCACTTCCGCGGCCTCGCCCGCGCCTACGCCCGCGCCGTCCACGACCTCAACACCGACATGGCCGGCCAACCCGGCTGGCACCCCCTCCCCCGCCGCATGGAACCCCTCCGCCGCGCCGTCCGGCCCCGATCGGACGACACCGCGGACGCGGCCGCCCTCCGCCACGCCGACGCAGACGCAGACTCCGACGGCGACGGCGACCTCCCGAAGCGGGCCGGTCGGCAACGGAGTTGA
- a CDS encoding SGNH/GDSL hydrolase family protein, which yields MKTTALRRWTTTTAAVVATVALTVTAAAFGGTLAGRAGSGSHAGAQPAAAADAAGHGHEHWVDTWTSMPQLTEPGNMPPAPYTQDGAVFADTTLRQTVHVTLGGCSLRLHVSNAFGGAALPVTAVSVARPDGGRSGARAIVPGSARAVTFGGRPGVTVPVGAQMVADPLDFPVAAGETLTVTMYLATGQQSTAVTSHPGSRTTSYMLRGDHLDDADLDGAAQVNHWYFLSAVEVQAPAADRATVVLGDSLADGRGSTDNGDDRWPDRLRARLAQHADTAGTAVLNQAAGGNRVLNDGLGPNALSRLDRDVFAQPGVTSLVVSEGVNDLGTADATPAAQQAVTADLIDAYRQIVLRAHAQGIRVYGATLTPFGGSQYDDAAGLREASRQAVNAWIRTSGEFDAVLDFDRAARDPQAPRRLRPDLDVGDHLHFNPAGYQVLADSVPLRLFGPGAR from the coding sequence GTGAAAACAACCGCACTGCGCCGATGGACGACGACCACGGCGGCCGTGGTCGCCACCGTGGCCCTCACCGTGACGGCCGCCGCGTTCGGCGGGACCCTGGCCGGCCGCGCGGGGAGCGGGTCGCATGCCGGCGCGCAACCCGCCGCCGCGGCGGATGCGGCGGGCCACGGGCACGAGCACTGGGTCGACACCTGGACCTCGATGCCGCAGCTGACGGAGCCTGGCAACATGCCGCCGGCCCCGTACACGCAGGACGGCGCGGTGTTCGCCGACACCACGCTGCGGCAGACCGTGCACGTCACGCTCGGCGGCTGCTCCCTGCGGCTGCACGTCTCCAACGCGTTCGGCGGCGCCGCGCTGCCGGTGACAGCCGTGTCCGTGGCCCGCCCGGACGGCGGCCGGTCGGGCGCGCGGGCGATCGTGCCCGGGAGCGCGCGGGCGGTGACGTTCGGCGGGCGGCCCGGGGTCACGGTGCCGGTCGGCGCGCAGATGGTCGCCGACCCGCTGGACTTCCCCGTCGCCGCGGGGGAGACCCTCACCGTCACGATGTACCTGGCCACCGGCCAGCAGTCGACGGCCGTCACCTCGCACCCCGGCTCCCGCACCACCTCGTACATGCTGCGCGGCGACCACCTCGACGACGCCGACCTGGACGGCGCCGCGCAGGTCAACCACTGGTACTTCCTGAGCGCCGTCGAGGTGCAGGCACCGGCCGCCGACCGGGCGACCGTCGTCCTGGGCGACTCCCTCGCGGACGGCCGCGGCTCCACCGACAACGGCGACGACCGCTGGCCCGACCGGCTGCGGGCCCGGCTTGCCCAGCACGCCGACACCGCGGGCACCGCGGTGCTCAACCAGGCCGCGGGCGGCAACCGGGTCCTCAACGACGGGCTGGGCCCCAACGCCCTGTCCCGCCTGGACCGCGACGTGTTCGCGCAGCCCGGCGTCACCTCGCTCGTCGTCTCCGAGGGCGTCAACGACCTCGGCACCGCCGACGCCACCCCGGCCGCCCAGCAGGCCGTCACCGCGGACCTGATCGACGCGTACCGGCAGATCGTGCTGCGCGCCCACGCGCAGGGCATCCGCGTCTATGGCGCCACCCTCACCCCCTTCGGCGGCAGCCAGTACGACGACGCCGCGGGGCTGCGCGAGGCGTCGCGGCAGGCGGTCAACGCCTGGATCCGCACCAGCGGGGAGTTCGACGCGGTGCTGGACTTCGACCGCGCCGCCCGCGACCCGCAGGCCCCCCGCCGGCTCCGCCCCGACCTGGACGTCGGCGACCACCTGCACTTCAACCCCGCCGGCTACCAGGTCCTCGCCGACTCCGTCCCGCTCCGCCTCTTCGGCCCCGGGGCCCGCTGA
- a CDS encoding calcium:proton antiporter, whose protein sequence is MASSPRPHYLQWTTVAPVLAFLLLLATWHRDLPWPVVALVACFLAVSVVAAVHHAELIAHRVGEPYGSLVLAVAVTIIEVALIVTLMSDGGDKSAGLARDTVFAAVMITCNGILGLSILVGALKYRVAVFNAEGTGAAFGAIATLATLSLVLPTFTTSQPGPQFSTTQLVFAATASIVIYGLFVSTLTVRHRDYFLPVTPAGELVDPMDDHSEPPTMKETLVSVALLSVALVSVVGLAKGVSPTIERGVAAADLPNAVVGVVIALLVLLPESIAAVRAAVRNRVQISLNLALGSALASIGLTIPAVAIASSWLSGPLELGLGANHMILLALTVAVGTLTVIPKRATPLQGGVHLAILGAYLVLAVSP, encoded by the coding sequence ATGGCTTCCTCCCCGCGACCGCACTACCTGCAGTGGACGACCGTCGCCCCGGTGCTGGCGTTCCTGCTGCTCCTGGCGACCTGGCACCGCGACCTGCCCTGGCCGGTGGTGGCGCTGGTGGCCTGCTTCCTGGCGGTGTCGGTGGTGGCGGCCGTGCACCACGCGGAGCTGATCGCCCACCGGGTCGGCGAGCCGTACGGCTCGCTGGTGCTGGCGGTGGCCGTCACCATCATCGAGGTGGCGCTGATCGTGACGCTGATGTCCGACGGCGGCGACAAGAGCGCCGGTCTGGCCCGGGACACGGTGTTCGCGGCCGTCATGATCACCTGCAACGGGATCCTCGGACTGTCCATCCTGGTGGGCGCGTTGAAGTACCGCGTCGCGGTGTTCAACGCGGAGGGCACCGGCGCGGCGTTCGGCGCGATCGCCACTCTGGCCACCCTCAGCCTGGTGCTGCCGACCTTCACCACCTCGCAGCCCGGCCCGCAGTTCTCCACCACCCAGCTGGTGTTCGCCGCGACCGCCTCGATCGTCATCTACGGCCTGTTCGTCTCCACCCTGACGGTCCGTCACCGCGACTACTTCCTGCCGGTCACCCCGGCGGGCGAGCTGGTCGACCCGATGGACGACCACTCCGAACCGCCGACCATGAAGGAGACCCTGGTCAGCGTCGCCCTGCTCTCGGTCGCCCTGGTCTCGGTGGTCGGACTGGCCAAGGGCGTCTCCCCCACCATCGAGCGCGGCGTCGCCGCCGCCGACCTGCCCAACGCGGTGGTCGGCGTGGTGATCGCGCTGCTGGTCCTGCTCCCCGAGTCGATCGCCGCGGTCCGGGCCGCGGTCCGCAACCGGGTCCAGATCAGCCTCAACCTGGCCCTCGGCTCGGCGCTGGCCTCGATCGGCCTGACCATCCCGGCCGTGGCGATCGCCTCCAGCTGGCTCTCCGGCCCGCTCGAACTCGGCCTCGGCGCCAACCACATGATCCTGCTGGCGCTGACCGTCGCGGTCGGCACCCTCACCGTCATCCCCAAGCGCGCCACCCCGCTGCAGGGCGGCGTCCACCTGGCGATCCTCGGCGCCTACCTGGTCCTCGCGGTCAGCCCCTGA
- a CDS encoding polysaccharide deacetylase family protein produces MVGRRTVLAAALGLAAAACAAPAARRVPDAPSAPGAPSAPPAPSRSPSPVRPPAQPDREQVLARYAGRVPQQWGTDLPGVVATVPGGALALTFDACGGPGGDGYDAALIGTLRRLAVPATLFLNARWVDANPGPFAELAADPLFELGNHGTAHRPLSVTGRSAYGITGTADPAAAYEEVAGNRAKLTALLGRAPGWFRSGTAHYDEVAVALVGESGERVAGFAVNGDGGATFTPGQVAATVAAAPPGSIVISHFNHPDAGTGAGYAQVLPRLVDAGRHFVRLSDRA; encoded by the coding sequence ATGGTCGGACGGCGGACGGTACTGGCGGCGGCGCTCGGACTGGCGGCGGCGGCCTGCGCCGCACCCGCGGCGCGGCGGGTCCCTGACGCGCCGTCAGCCCCCGGCGCGCCGTCGGCCCCGCCCGCCCCGTCGCGGTCCCCGTCGCCCGTGCGGCCGCCCGCGCAGCCCGACCGGGAGCAGGTGCTGGCCCGCTACGCCGGGCGGGTGCCGCAGCAGTGGGGGACCGACCTGCCGGGGGTGGTGGCCACCGTCCCCGGCGGGGCGCTGGCGCTGACCTTCGACGCGTGCGGCGGGCCGGGCGGGGACGGCTACGACGCGGCGCTGATCGGCACGCTGCGCCGCCTCGCGGTGCCCGCCACGCTGTTCCTGAACGCCCGCTGGGTGGACGCCAACCCGGGGCCGTTCGCCGAACTGGCCGCCGACCCGCTGTTCGAACTGGGCAACCACGGCACCGCGCACCGCCCGCTGTCGGTGACCGGCCGTTCGGCGTACGGCATCACCGGGACGGCGGACCCAGCAGCCGCGTACGAGGAGGTGGCGGGCAACCGGGCGAAGCTGACCGCCCTGCTGGGGCGGGCGCCGGGCTGGTTCCGGTCGGGGACGGCGCACTACGACGAGGTCGCGGTGGCCCTGGTGGGGGAGTCGGGCGAGCGGGTGGCCGGGTTCGCGGTGAACGGCGACGGCGGGGCGACGTTCACCCCCGGGCAGGTCGCGGCGACGGTGGCCGCCGCGCCGCCCGGCTCGATCGTGATCAGCCACTTCAACCACCCGGACGCGGGCACCGGCGCGGGCTACGCACAGGTGCTGCCGCGGTTGGTGGACGCCGGGCGGCACTTCGTCCGGCTGTCGGACCGGGCCTAG
- a CDS encoding serine hydrolase domain-containing protein — protein sequence MNGTESAIAAAVRAAGESSATAVTVAVLADGREEVRCFGRTGRGPAATACTPDTVFELGSLSKTFTALLLAAMAARGELALAEPVNGLLPADWPAPAVRSAEPIRLLHLATHTSGLPRLPPGLLATALPAWNSNPYAAFDERRLRAALARTTVRTRPGRRYRYSNYGVGLLGRALAERAALPYGDLLADRVLTPLGLRSTTCAPGPGPHATGHRHGRPLPPWHIPALPAAGAVRAGGADLLHYLRAHLDPRPTGLAAALRDVQRPRLRLPGTAPGSAPGDELCLVWNHRRSNGRDLYFHSGGTRGFTAFAGFSPRDAVAVAALANTGPALNGRFVQAGYEVLRAAGR from the coding sequence GTGAACGGGACCGAGAGCGCGATCGCGGCCGCGGTGCGGGCCGCCGGGGAGTCGTCCGCGACCGCCGTCACCGTCGCCGTCCTGGCCGACGGCCGGGAGGAGGTGCGCTGCTTCGGACGCACCGGACGGGGGCCGGCCGCCACCGCCTGCACCCCGGACACCGTCTTCGAACTCGGCTCCCTCAGCAAGACGTTCACCGCGCTGCTGCTCGCCGCGATGGCGGCCCGCGGCGAACTCGCCCTGGCCGAACCGGTGAACGGCCTGCTGCCCGCCGACTGGCCCGCCCCGGCCGTCCGCTCCGCCGAACCGATCCGCCTGCTGCACCTGGCCACCCACACCTCCGGCCTGCCCCGGCTCCCGCCCGGGCTGCTCGCCACCGCCCTCCCCGCCTGGAACAGCAACCCGTACGCGGCCTTCGACGAGCGGCGGCTGCGCGCGGCCCTGGCCAGGACCACCGTGCGCACCCGGCCGGGCCGCCGCTACCGCTACTCCAACTACGGGGTCGGGCTGCTCGGCCGCGCCCTGGCCGAACGCGCCGCCCTGCCCTACGGCGACCTGCTCGCCGACCGGGTCCTGACCCCCCTGGGCCTGCGCTCCACCACCTGCGCCCCGGGCCCGGGCCCCCACGCGACCGGCCACCGGCACGGCCGCCCGCTGCCCCCCTGGCACATCCCCGCCCTCCCGGCCGCCGGCGCGGTCCGGGCCGGCGGCGCCGACCTGCTGCACTACCTGCGGGCCCACCTCGACCCCCGCCCCACCGGACTCGCCGCCGCCCTGCGCGACGTCCAGCGCCCCCGGCTGCGCCTGCCGGGCACCGCCCCCGGCTCCGCCCCCGGCGACGAGCTCTGCCTGGTCTGGAACCACCGCCGCTCGAACGGCCGGGACCTGTACTTCCACTCCGGCGGCACCCGCGGGTTCACCGCCTTCGCCGGCTTCTCCCCCCGGGACGCCGTCGCCGTCGCGGCCCTGGCCAACACCGGCCCGGCCCTGAACGGCCGCTTCGTCCAAGCGGGTTACGAGGTACTCCGGGCCGCCGGGCGCTAG
- a CDS encoding DUF6895 family protein: protein MIDTHVLGTAQRLGSRALSWLHAAHRDGLGRIPDNTLIDFADADNAYKPLGEVALATSLVLRDGVSGPADTRAARELLDGCWAQLREGDLLYERQLHHFTMTDPLETYGHFARAGYRHPPLEDLLDSLSRLRAAHAEEIRPNRRLGVANARRVVGLDHRPDWEALALGTWLGARPEPWAVNWMTGYDITHTVFHLTDWGARPDGLPEPMRDYVRDWLPVWLDAWAEVGQWDLVAELLVVDACVGEPATGHQGWDALAAVQHEDGLLPRDGDPVDGDRERVFLDHQHTAVVAVVAGDVTLARALRATAAG from the coding sequence ATGATCGACACCCACGTCCTCGGCACCGCGCAGCGGCTCGGCTCCCGCGCGCTGTCCTGGCTGCACGCCGCCCACCGCGACGGCCTCGGCCGGATCCCGGACAACACCCTGATCGACTTCGCCGACGCCGACAACGCCTACAAGCCGCTCGGGGAGGTCGCCCTCGCCACCTCCCTCGTCCTGCGCGACGGCGTCAGCGGCCCCGCCGACACCCGGGCCGCCCGCGAACTGCTCGACGGCTGCTGGGCGCAGCTGCGCGAGGGCGACCTGCTGTACGAGCGCCAGCTGCACCACTTCACCATGACCGACCCGCTGGAGACCTACGGCCACTTCGCCCGGGCCGGGTACCGGCACCCGCCGCTGGAGGACCTGCTCGACTCGCTCTCCCGGCTGCGGGCCGCGCACGCCGAGGAGATCCGCCCCAACCGGCGCCTGGGCGTCGCCAACGCCCGCCGGGTCGTCGGCCTCGACCACCGGCCCGACTGGGAGGCGCTCGCCCTCGGCACCTGGCTCGGCGCCCGGCCCGAACCCTGGGCCGTGAACTGGATGACCGGATACGACATCACCCACACCGTCTTCCACCTCACCGACTGGGGCGCCCGCCCCGACGGCCTGCCCGAGCCGATGCGCGACTACGTCCGGGACTGGCTGCCCGTCTGGCTCGACGCGTGGGCCGAGGTCGGCCAGTGGGACCTGGTCGCGGAACTGCTGGTGGTCGACGCCTGCGTCGGCGAGCCCGCCACCGGGCACCAGGGCTGGGACGCGCTGGCCGCCGTCCAGCACGAGGACGGTCTGCTGCCGCGCGACGGCGACCCGGTCGACGGGGACCGCGAACGGGTGTTCCTGGACCACCAGCACACCGCCGTCGTCGCGGTGGTGGCCGGCGACGTCACCCTCGCCCGGGCCCTGCGCGCGACGGCGGCCGGGTGA